The DNA sequence CCAAGCTCTTTCTTGGAAGGATGTTAGAATTGCCGTGAGTCTCTACTTTGTTCAAGAGGCAATCTGAAAAAGGGGATGctagaaaagaaaactaaaattcTGACAAAAGAATTAGACAGCCTTAGAAGACCCATTATGAAAGTTAAATCACCAAGCACTTCTTGTCCAAGATTGATGCTACCCACCAGCTTTACTACACATTAACGCATCGGCCAGTAGCTTAAAGCATGCAACAAAGTATAGCAGGAATAATAatgcttatttttcttttaggttGGGGTAGGTGGAGTGTAACATTATCACTTGTCAATAGATTATTTGGACATGTGGTGACATGAAAGTTTCATTTGAAGCTTGTACATCATATTTAACCATACAAGTTTTCTTGATGTtgcatttttttaatgatacaaagggataattaccatatgCTACTGGAGTTGGCCGTGTCTTGTTTCTTTGAAACAACTTACATCTACTCTTGTGTTTTGCTTTTCCTCTTCAGGCATAGAGGTCCCCAAATATGTTGACAATGTGACTCCTCAGTACAAACCCAAGTTTGATGCACTGGTGAGAACTTGCATTTCTCTCTGTCTCCCCTCAATACAAACGTATCTGTGCCATTTTGTTGCTCCTCCCTTCTTCATATTCACCATTAAATGAATTGTAGGATTTTTTCACCTAAGGCAGTATTTTTCTGTAACTGCACTTTTAAAAGCTAGATTTTGTAAAGTGAGATTGGTTGAGATGGGATCAATTGAACCTGGTACTCATTACACTCAACTTCCCTTAAAGAGGGCACCGAATCTTCTGACAACTATTACATTTCTGagtcttagttggtggagctgAAACAAGCAGAACAGAAGTCCTTGAAAGAGTCGGAGAGACTGGAAAAGGAGATTGCAGATGTACAAGAGCTGAAGGTAAGGGAAAAGAGCCATTATCCTTTCTTCCACTGCAGAAATTATATTCATTCTTTGATTTCTCATGGGATCTCCCTCCTTCCATCTTCAACAGAAAAAGCTTAGCAGCATGACTGCAAATGAGTATTTTGAGAAGCACCCAGAGCTGAAGAAGAAGTTCGATGATGAGATCCGGAATGACTATTGGGGTTATTGATATAACCCCAGCTGATATTGCCAAGTGAATCTGCCTTTGTTGAGAGACTGCAAACgtccattttcattttcaatcttCCTGCATTTTTTCCTCTGAAAATCCTTTTAATTTTTCTGGGTAAGTGGCCTCAAAGCAGTTTCAAACTGCTATTAGGTCAATAATATCCACTTATCAAGTGTGCGTACATTGCGCAACTTGAAACTCAGAAAGATTGtgaattttcatatttgaacGTGTATCCTGGTGCGAGTTTTCAGCTGCTAAAGTCTGGCTGTTGAGATTTAAGTTTACCAACAAGCCAAATCTCATGTTTCAATACGAGTTTTCAGCAGGAAGGATTGGTGTAGTTTTGCCAGTTGCCCTGATGTTAGATGTTcagtcttttctttttaatcctCTCTTACAGACTCATTGTGGGATGCAAGCATGGAAGGTGAGTCCATTCTGAGTTTCTGAGTAGCAACCTTGTACTGGCCCCATTTTCATATCCACAGATATAGACACTTGGGACTCAATAAAAGATATCTAGATAAAGTTGCCTCAACAGTTTCATCTAAAAGCTGTTTCTACTCTGCACAATTTTACTTTGCATGTGTTTTGGGACCTGAAATCTTGTAATTGGAAATCCTCATTCTGGGATTGAATTTTCTGAACCGACTGGGCTTGGCATTTAAGGGGTGTAGGGGACGGGGGAGTTTTCCTTTTAATGCCACTAGGCCCACAACAGTGGTAGCACCAAAATTTATCTGAGGGAAGATAGTCGCCACACCGGCTGTGTGGTTAATGCTCTCTCCtattgattctctctcttctccttgatCATATTAGTTGGTCCCCTTGCATACAATTGTGTGGCACCTCTCCTTGTGGCCCCACCTGCTTGGCGTGGGATTGCAATCCATTCCGGCCGTGTGGTGATCCTTGCCCAAAAAGAAAACACTCTTCATTGTTAGTGAAGGGGCATGAAGCGAAGTGACATCagtattatttaaaaataataataataataaataaataaatcctgtAATAACGATCACAAACTTAAAATCAATACATATGGTAATTAAACAGTTCTAGCTAATTATTTTATTGAGAGAAAGAACTCTACCAATGATtgaaatcctatgatgcaaCAGGGGTGTTTAGCGCACATCCAATAGATAGAAACGTTCAGGCACGAAATCCAAAGTGGTTATATGCAACCCAAGGCGTTTTTGGACATTGAATGTGCGTCAGACGCCCTGTTGCGCCATAGAAGATCCAAGTCTCCTAGTCTGTTGTTGCTTATGTCTACACACAGGCATATGTGAAAAAATCATGTTGCCCCCCATCTAGTGGCTGAAGATGTTTCTATGTATCCTCCCATTGGTCATGTGTGCTGATGTTCCAGGTTGGcagttttctctcttttttttttttagcgaaGAAAAAACCGTCCTTCCACTGAGGGATGGAGGTTGGTAGGCCGTTAATGATCTGGTACTCTTGCTTTATATGTACTCTATGTTATGAGCAGACAGGCAGTAGACACTAACAAACAAACGAAGGGTGCATTCCTTTTTTATGTCTCTCAACCGCATGTAGAGACCTAGTAGACACTTCCAAGATTTCGAGACCAGTTGAGCGGGCACAAGACCATAGTGTCTCAACACTTGGCAGACGAAGGGGGCAAACAGAAAGTGAAGGCCATCGATGAGGGAGGACTCATATGCTCATATCTCCCCTTCCCGTGGACGATTGGCCCTCTCTAGCGCCTCGGGAACCCGAAGCTCCACAGAATCCGGAATGTGGTACACCCTACGGAACTTTTCTAAGTCAGCCAAGGAGATCCTAGAGGCTACCTCACTTACAGACAAGCAGATGGTGGGAGTGCGaaccccaaaagaaaatttagCCCTCGCCTTCTGAGAACCAGCAGGCTTCTTCGCCGGAGAACGGCGATTTCCAGTAACTACCCTAACAACCCTAGGAGGCATCCCAAGAATAGACTCAGAAGATCTCTCAAATGACTCTGACGTTTCGAATCCATAAACTAGGGTAACAGAGAAAGAACAAGATAACGAGAATGGCTTACCAGGTCTTAGAGATCAAAGGTCGGAGTGGTAGTATTGAAATATGGCAGGAACCGGAGAATCAGAGGCAAAGCTGCTTCTGAAGCCAAGAAACATAGAATAATCCAATGAAGGAGAAACATAGGATGAAATGGGCAAGATAAATTTATATGTACTCCTCAATCAACGCCTCAATGGAAAGACATGCAATGTTTGATTGACCGAGGCACACTAATACAGAAAACCCCAAGGAAACACAAACCGCCTCGGCAATGTGCCATCCATTAGATGGAATGTTTCCAAAGCCCTAGTGAGGCTAGGATCTAACCGATCTATGCCATGATCATCCACACTAATGAaagactaccatgtacacctctCTTTCTCCCAGCATTTATAGCCAGACGGCGATAGCAGTCAAATCGCCACCATTAAATGAGAGTGAATAGGAGGAACTGAAACCTAGGGAAGCATGAAAAATCGGACACCCTATACACCTAGACTCGTGAAAGTCAAGGCACGCATGCAGGCCCAAGCAATACTCCCCCGACCTCCTATGCTAGAAGCTCAAGAGAGTGGGGGCATATGATATACTAGTATAATCGTCGACCAATCAACGAAGAGGTCGAAGTGCGTACTTGAGCACAAGAGACATTCCCCCGACCTCCTATGCTAGAAGCTCGAGAGAGTGGGGAGCATatgatataccatatattcATTGATTGGTCAATGATCGAGGTGTCCTACTCCCAACCTCATTAATACGAGCACGAGAAGACCCCTTCGACCAACAAGAGGGACTAAGACCTCACGACCTACTCGCACATGGAGTCCCCCCACTGACTAGC is a window from the Macadamia integrifolia cultivar HAES 741 chromosome 5, SCU_Mint_v3, whole genome shotgun sequence genome containing:
- the LOC122077916 gene encoding ATP synthase subunit d, mitochondrial-like, encoding MKVSFEAWIITICYWSWPCLVSLKQLTSTLVFCFSSSGIEVPKYVDNVTPQYKPKFDALLVELKQAEQKSLKESERLEKEIADVQELKKKLSSMTANEYFEKHPELKKKFDDEIRNDYWGY